One Lysobacter enzymogenes DNA segment encodes these proteins:
- a CDS encoding cysteine desulfurase, translated as MTVAAPTPAAIDWTAVRADFPVLTREVHGKPLIYFDSANTGQKPNAVIETVDDFYRRHNANVSRAVHTLGTEATEAYEGARAKLARFLNVRGDELVLCSGTTFAINLVAYSWALPRLKPGDAIVLTRMEHHANIVPWQLVAQRTGATIKVAELDELGRLDLAQLYSLLTPEVKLLALTHVSNVLGTVNPVREICREARKRGIATLVDGSQAAPHRALDIAAIGCDFYALTGHKMSGPTGTGALWARREHLDAMPPFIGGGEMIKEVRFEGTVFADGPRRFEAGTPNIAGFAGLGAAVDYLGALGMDNIEAREQALLERFTVALGEVPGLRIFGTAPDKAAVVSFLVEGAHAHDLATLLDLEGVAIRSGHHCAHPLMQHFGVPATCRASLAYYNTFEEIDAFVAALNKVRTLLA; from the coding sequence ATGACCGTCGCAGCCCCCACTCCCGCCGCCATCGACTGGACCGCCGTGCGCGCCGATTTCCCGGTGCTCACCCGCGAAGTCCACGGCAAGCCGCTGATCTATTTCGACTCGGCCAACACCGGGCAGAAGCCCAACGCGGTCATCGAGACCGTCGACGACTTCTATCGCCGCCACAACGCCAACGTCAGCCGCGCCGTGCACACGCTCGGCACCGAGGCGACCGAAGCCTACGAAGGCGCCCGGGCCAAGCTGGCGCGTTTCCTCAACGTGCGCGGCGACGAGTTGGTGCTGTGCAGCGGCACCACCTTCGCGATCAACCTGGTCGCCTATTCCTGGGCGCTGCCGCGGCTCAAGCCCGGCGACGCGATCGTGCTCACGCGCATGGAGCACCACGCCAACATCGTGCCGTGGCAGTTGGTCGCGCAGCGCACCGGCGCGACGATCAAGGTCGCCGAACTCGACGAACTCGGCCGTCTCGATCTCGCCCAGTTGTATTCGCTGCTGACGCCGGAAGTGAAGCTGCTGGCGCTGACCCACGTGTCCAACGTGCTCGGCACGGTCAACCCGGTGCGCGAGATCTGCCGCGAGGCGCGCAAGCGCGGCATCGCGACCCTGGTCGACGGCTCGCAGGCCGCGCCGCATCGCGCGCTCGACATCGCCGCGATCGGCTGCGACTTCTACGCCCTCACCGGCCACAAGATGAGCGGCCCCACCGGCACCGGCGCGCTGTGGGCGCGGCGCGAGCATCTCGACGCGATGCCGCCGTTCATCGGCGGCGGCGAGATGATCAAGGAAGTGCGCTTCGAAGGCACGGTGTTCGCCGACGGCCCGCGCCGCTTCGAGGCCGGCACGCCGAACATCGCCGGTTTCGCCGGGCTCGGCGCCGCCGTCGACTACCTCGGCGCGCTGGGCATGGACAACATCGAAGCGCGCGAGCAGGCCTTGCTGGAGCGCTTCACCGTCGCGCTCGGCGAGGTCCCCGGCCTGCGCATCTTCGGCACCGCGCCGGACAAGGCCGCGGTGGTGAGCTTCCTGGTCGAAGGCGCGCACGCCCACGACCTGGCCACCCTGCTCGACCTGGAAGGCGTGGCGATCCGCTCCGGCCACCACTGCGCGCATCCGCTGATGCAGCATTTCGGGGTGCCGGCCACCTGCCGCGCGTCGCTGGCCTACTACAATACCTTCGAAGAAATCGACGCCTTCGTCGCCGCCCTCAACAAGGTCCGCACGCTACTCGCATGA
- a CDS encoding SUF system Fe-S cluster assembly regulator, with amino-acid sequence MLRVTKLTDYATVVLTVLAAQHDRVLSAAELAERAGLEAPTVSKVLKPLAQAGLVEGFRGANGGYRLARPADEIGLIEIVEAMEGPLGMTECSLHEGQCGLESQCGVRANWRRINDVVVEALSNVTLAQMLAPSFPTETVATAKRIDLRLAGA; translated from the coding sequence ATGCTCCGCGTCACCAAGCTCACCGACTACGCCACGGTCGTCCTGACCGTCCTGGCGGCCCAGCACGACCGCGTCCTCAGCGCGGCCGAACTGGCCGAACGGGCGGGCCTGGAAGCGCCGACGGTCAGCAAAGTGCTCAAACCGCTGGCCCAGGCCGGCCTGGTCGAGGGCTTCCGCGGCGCCAACGGCGGCTACCGGCTGGCCCGCCCGGCCGACGAGATCGGCCTGATCGAGATCGTCGAGGCGATGGAAGGCCCGCTCGGCATGACCGAATGCAGCCTGCACGAAGGCCAATGCGGCCTGGAAAGCCAGTGCGGCGTGCGCGCCAACTGGCGCCGGATCAACGACGTCGTGGTCGAAGCCCTCAGCAACGTGACCCTCGCGCAGATGCTCGCTCCTTCTTTTCCAACCGAAACAGTCGCCACCGCCAAGCGCATCGACCTGCGCCTGGCCGGCGCATAG
- the sufB gene encoding Fe-S cluster assembly protein SufB, with protein sequence MATDIKTAPAPAGDIANREIHEQLGRRYEAGFVTDIESDSLPPGLDEDTVRALSAKKNEPQWMTDWRLAAYRHWLTMPMPHWAKLNIAPIDFQALSYYSAPKAKYNSLDEVPQELLDTYDKLGVPLHERARLAGVAVDAVFDSVSVGTTFRKELAEKGIIFCSMSEAIREHPELVRKYLGSVVPVGDNYFAALNSAVFSDGSFVFIPKGVRCPMELSTYFRINAGHTGQFERTLIVCEDQAYVSYLEGCTAPMRDENQLHAAVVELVALEDAQIKYSTVQNWYPGDEEGRGGIYNFVTKRGECRGARSKISWTQVETGSAITWKYPSCVLLGDDSVGEFYSVALTHHRQQADTGTKMIHVGKRTKSKIVSKGISAGRGQNTYRGLVKVEKNAAGARNHTQCDSLLIGKKCGAHTFPYIEVKHPDATVEHEATTSKISEDQLFYCRSRGIGEEDAVSMIVDGFCKSVFRELPMEFAVEAKKLLEVSLEGSVG encoded by the coding sequence ATGGCCACCGACATCAAGACCGCCCCCGCACCGGCGGGCGACATCGCCAATCGTGAGATTCACGAGCAACTCGGCCGCCGCTACGAAGCCGGGTTCGTCACCGACATCGAATCCGACAGCCTGCCGCCGGGCCTGGACGAGGACACGGTGCGCGCGCTGTCGGCCAAGAAGAACGAGCCGCAGTGGATGACCGACTGGCGCCTGGCCGCCTACCGCCATTGGCTGACCATGCCGATGCCGCACTGGGCCAAGCTCAACATCGCCCCGATCGACTTCCAGGCGCTTAGCTACTACAGCGCGCCGAAGGCCAAGTACAACTCGCTCGACGAAGTGCCGCAGGAGCTGCTCGACACCTACGACAAGCTCGGCGTGCCGCTGCACGAGCGCGCGCGCCTGGCCGGCGTGGCGGTCGACGCGGTGTTCGACTCGGTCTCCGTCGGCACCACCTTCCGCAAGGAACTGGCCGAGAAGGGCATCATCTTCTGCTCGATGTCCGAGGCGATCCGCGAGCATCCCGAACTGGTGCGCAAGTACCTCGGCAGCGTCGTGCCGGTCGGCGACAACTACTTCGCCGCGCTCAACTCGGCGGTGTTTTCCGACGGCAGTTTCGTGTTCATCCCCAAGGGCGTGCGCTGCCCGATGGAGCTGAGCACCTACTTCCGCATCAACGCCGGCCACACCGGCCAGTTCGAGCGCACCTTGATCGTGTGCGAGGACCAGGCCTACGTGTCGTACCTGGAAGGCTGCACCGCGCCGATGCGCGACGAGAACCAGCTGCACGCCGCGGTGGTCGAGCTGGTCGCGCTGGAAGACGCGCAGATCAAGTACTCCACGGTGCAGAACTGGTACCCCGGCGACGAGGAAGGCCGCGGCGGCATCTACAACTTCGTGACCAAACGCGGCGAATGCCGCGGCGCGCGCAGCAAGATCAGCTGGACCCAGGTCGAGACCGGCTCGGCGATCACCTGGAAATACCCCTCGTGCGTGCTGCTGGGCGACGATTCGGTCGGCGAGTTCTACTCGGTCGCGCTGACCCACCACCGCCAGCAGGCCGACACCGGCACCAAGATGATCCACGTCGGCAAGCGCACCAAGAGCAAGATCGTCAGCAAGGGCATCAGCGCCGGCCGCGGCCAGAACACCTACCGCGGCCTGGTGAAAGTGGAGAAGAACGCCGCCGGCGCGCGCAACCACACCCAATGCGACAGCCTGCTGATCGGCAAGAAGTGCGGCGCCCACACCTTCCCCTACATCGAGGTCAAGCACCCCGACGCCACGGTCGAGCACGAGGCCACCACCTCCAAGATCAGCGAGGACCAGCTGTTCTACTGCCGCTCGCGCGGCATCGGCGAGGAAGACGCGGTGTCGATGATCGTCGACGGCTTCTGCAAGAGCGTGTTCCGCGAACTGCCGATGGAGTTCGCGGTCGAGGCCAAGAAGCTGTTGGAAGTGAGCCTGGAGGGCTCGGTCGGATGA
- a CDS encoding Rieske (2Fe-2S) protein, translating to MSDWVFVCATSQLLPGESTVAWDGDTAIFVCNYDGDYYALEDRCSHEDFELSSGTFDGEEASIECVLHGARFDVRDGRPLCAPAYEPVAKFPVKVEDGGVWTRDDRG from the coding sequence ATGAGCGACTGGGTCTTCGTCTGCGCCACCTCGCAACTGCTGCCGGGCGAATCCACCGTCGCCTGGGACGGCGACACCGCGATCTTCGTGTGCAACTACGACGGCGATTACTACGCCCTGGAAGACCGCTGCTCGCACGAGGACTTCGAACTGTCCTCGGGCACCTTCGACGGCGAGGAAGCCAGCATCGAGTGCGTGCTGCACGGCGCGCGCTTCGACGTGCGCGATGGCCGGCCGCTGTGCGCGCCGGCGTACGAGCCGGTGGCGAAGTTCCCGGTCAAGGTCGAAGACGGCGGGGTGTGGACGCGCGACGACCGCGGGTGA
- a CDS encoding Fe2+-dependent dioxygenase: MLLHVPKVLTAEQVAHCRARLDQAGWADGRITAGHQSAKAKDNAQLPETDPAARELGALILDALSRNSTFFSAALPQRVYPPLFNRYAGGQSFGFHVDNAIRYDRSRGGMDAVRTDLSATLFLSAPDEYDGGELVIEDTYGSHSVKLPAGDLVLYPGTSLHKVTPVTRGVRTASFFWIQSLLAEDAQRRLMFELDVSIRRLSADVPEHPALVQLTGVYHNLLRRWSQT; this comes from the coding sequence ATGCTGCTGCACGTGCCCAAGGTTCTCACCGCCGAACAGGTCGCCCATTGCCGGGCGCGCCTGGACCAGGCCGGCTGGGCCGACGGACGCATCACCGCCGGCCATCAATCGGCCAAGGCCAAGGACAACGCGCAACTGCCGGAGACCGATCCGGCCGCGCGCGAACTCGGCGCGCTGATCCTCGACGCGCTGTCGCGGAATTCCACCTTTTTCTCCGCCGCCCTGCCGCAGCGCGTGTATCCGCCGCTGTTCAACCGCTATGCCGGCGGGCAGTCGTTCGGCTTCCACGTCGACAACGCGATCCGCTACGACCGCAGCCGCGGCGGCATGGACGCGGTGCGCACCGACCTGTCGGCGACCTTGTTCCTCAGCGCGCCCGACGAATACGACGGCGGCGAACTGGTGATCGAGGACACCTACGGCTCGCACAGCGTCAAGCTGCCGGCTGGCGACCTGGTGCTGTACCCGGGCACCAGCCTGCACAAGGTCACTCCGGTGACCCGCGGCGTACGCACGGCGTCGTTCTTCTGGATCCAGAGCCTGCTCGCGGAAGACGCGCAGCGGCGGCTGATGTTCGAGCTCGACGTGTCGATCCGCCGCCTGAGCGCGGACGTGCCCGAGCATCCGGCGCTGGTGCAGCTGACCGGCGTCTACCACAACCTGCTGCGGCGCTGGAGCCAGACGTGA
- a CDS encoding GNAT family N-acetyltransferase: protein MSLDALTFRPATLADTDAVVALVESAYRGDSGRRGWTTESDLLDGRRTGADEIHAVLAKPRNMILLAELDDGSGPRLLACAHIAIEDGAGYFGMFSVDPGLQNGGIGKRVLAQAERVVREQWQTPTMRMTVINVREELIQYYVRRGYLRTGRFKPFPYGDARFGLPKRDDLSFEVLEKSL from the coding sequence ATGAGCCTCGACGCACTGACGTTCCGCCCCGCGACCCTGGCCGACACCGACGCGGTCGTGGCCTTGGTCGAATCGGCCTACCGCGGCGACTCCGGCCGCCGCGGCTGGACCACCGAATCGGACCTGCTCGACGGCCGCCGCACCGGCGCCGACGAGATCCACGCGGTGCTGGCCAAGCCGCGGAACATGATCCTGCTGGCCGAACTCGATGACGGCAGCGGCCCGCGCTTGCTCGCCTGCGCGCACATCGCGATCGAGGACGGCGCCGGCTATTTCGGCATGTTCTCGGTCGACCCGGGCCTGCAGAACGGCGGCATCGGCAAGCGCGTGCTGGCCCAGGCCGAGCGCGTCGTGCGCGAACAATGGCAGACGCCGACGATGCGCATGACCGTGATCAACGTGCGCGAGGAACTGATCCAGTACTACGTGCGCCGCGGCTACCTGCGCACCGGCCGGTTCAAGCCGTTCCCCTACGGCGACGCGCGGTTCGGGCTGCCCAAGCGCGACGACCTGAGTTTCGAGGTGCTGGAAAAGTCGCTGTGA
- the sufD gene encoding Fe-S cluster assembly protein SufD, whose product MSALLDAFASAFDALPARESAGLGQTRRAALDAALRDGLPGPRTEAWKYTPLRSLERRAFAAADAAPAAFDAAAVAGIPAPRIVFHNGRFDAGHSDLSGLPAGVSLQPLSQVLAGDDAREANFLARRFERADEVFARLNAALADEGAVLRVDAGVRADTAVHLVFVASPSEGDRAWHLRHLIELREGARLTVVEHHLASDSHNHLGNSLTHVHLAPDAHLAHARVQDEALGATVIARTDAVLARAARYRRLDLELGAALSRHELNAALHGEGAHVHANGVLLATGRRHLDTRLGIDHVGRDTQCELVWRGLGAGRSRAAFHGGILIREGADGSNAALSNKNLLLSEGAEIDTQPVLEIHADEVQAAHGATVGQIDANALFYLRSRGVPAEAARALLTAAFCRETVSVLEDESVRAMLEVRLNLALERLQPA is encoded by the coding sequence ATGAGCGCCCTGCTCGACGCTTTCGCTTCCGCCTTCGACGCCCTGCCCGCGCGCGAATCCGCCGGCCTCGGCCAGACCCGCCGCGCCGCGCTCGACGCCGCGCTGCGCGACGGCCTGCCCGGTCCGCGCACCGAAGCCTGGAAGTACACCCCGTTGCGTTCGCTGGAACGCCGCGCTTTCGCCGCCGCCGACGCCGCGCCCGCCGCGTTCGACGCCGCCGCGGTCGCCGGCATCCCGGCGCCGCGCATCGTCTTCCACAACGGCCGCTTCGATGCCGGCCACAGCGACCTGTCCGGCCTGCCGGCGGGCGTGAGCCTGCAGCCGCTGTCGCAGGTATTGGCCGGCGACGATGCGCGCGAAGCCAACTTCCTCGCCCGCCGCTTCGAGCGCGCCGACGAAGTGTTCGCCCGCCTCAACGCCGCGCTCGCCGACGAAGGCGCGGTGCTGCGCGTGGACGCCGGCGTGCGCGCCGACACCGCCGTGCACTTGGTGTTCGTCGCCAGCCCGAGCGAGGGCGACCGCGCCTGGCACCTGCGCCACCTGATCGAACTGCGCGAGGGCGCCCGCCTGACCGTGGTCGAGCACCACCTGGCCAGCGACAGCCACAACCACCTCGGCAACAGCCTGACCCACGTCCACCTCGCCCCCGACGCGCACCTCGCGCATGCGCGGGTGCAGGACGAGGCGCTCGGCGCGACCGTCATCGCCCGCACCGACGCGGTGCTGGCGCGCGCCGCGCGGTACCGCCGCCTCGATCTGGAACTGGGCGCCGCGCTGAGCCGGCACGAACTCAACGCCGCCCTGCACGGCGAGGGCGCGCACGTGCACGCCAACGGCGTGCTGCTGGCCACCGGCCGCCGCCATCTCGATACCCGCCTGGGCATCGACCACGTCGGCCGCGATACCCAGTGCGAGCTGGTCTGGCGCGGCCTCGGCGCCGGTCGCTCGCGCGCCGCGTTCCACGGCGGCATCCTGATCCGCGAAGGCGCCGACGGCAGCAACGCCGCTCTGTCGAACAAGAACCTGCTGCTCAGCGAAGGCGCCGAGATCGACACCCAGCCGGTGCTGGAGATCCACGCCGACGAAGTGCAGGCCGCGCACGGCGCCACCGTCGGCCAGATCGACGCCAACGCCCTGTTCTACCTGCGCTCGCGCGGCGTGCCGGCCGAGGCCGCGCGCGCCCTGTTGACCGCCGCGTTCTGCCGCGAGACCGTCTCGGTGCTCGAGGACGAGAGCGTGCGCGCGATGCTGGAAGTGCGGCTGAATCTGGCGCTGGAGCGCTTGCAACCGGCTTGA
- a CDS encoding TonB-dependent receptor, whose amino-acid sequence MSPTKFVVSPLAGALALAISLPTLAAPAPAPQAKDVEGVEVHGQRIQKASSGKYTANLRDTPQTVTVIDRNTIDGQNLLSLQDILSTLPGITFGAGEGGGGFGDKINLRGFDATNDITVDGVRDSGMYSRTDPFNLESVEVINGANSVYSGAGSVGGTVNLVSKSAGLNEFHKASIAAGTDAYARFTSDSNFVLGEGTALRLNTMAHQNDVPGRDVEDNQRWGVAASLGFGLGSDTSWTLSYLHQSDDNTPQYGLPFFNGDVLPGIDRGNYYGYSNIDRQEVELDSLTSVIDHSFNERFKLRNLTRWQQVDQFSLVDAVQGTWCLANGVTPTGAACGATRPGNYSPSGPRGYGRDTRNTTIYNQTDLTLSFNTGAIEHNLVAGFSILHEKFDLDVTSDFRNPNGTNPFLAGLPQMNIANPDHIYRGPLNRTLTGRTEGELDNRALYVFDTLKFNEQWQLSLGARYERNEGKTNSAVVVQAPTAANQPLPAQPIGTVTGYGVPTKSNDDLFSYRAGLVFKPVENGSVYIAYGNSKTPSKASVNGSCTPQNCSVDPETAVSYELGTKWDFLDGRLALTGSVFRNDRKNYKVADPANPLNPSGLQQLDGRARVDGVMLGLSGLLTDHWAVYANYAFLDSEVLRGVSNRQAQLGQDFTKGDRLLSVPEHSFSLWTTYDLSPKWQIGYGATYQGKIWLTQHSATNVNGPLTTYGSYWTHRAMVAYKISRQAQLQLNVNNLSDEEYFTRIRNNGWATPGDGRQVVLSANFSF is encoded by the coding sequence ATGTCGCCCACGAAGTTCGTCGTGTCGCCGCTCGCCGGCGCGCTCGCCCTCGCAATCAGCCTGCCCACCCTCGCCGCCCCCGCTCCGGCCCCCCAGGCCAAGGACGTCGAAGGCGTCGAAGTGCACGGCCAGCGCATCCAGAAGGCCAGCAGCGGCAAGTACACCGCGAACCTGCGCGACACCCCGCAGACGGTCACCGTGATCGACCGCAACACCATCGACGGCCAGAACCTGCTGTCGCTGCAGGACATCCTCAGCACCCTGCCGGGCATCACCTTCGGCGCCGGCGAAGGCGGCGGCGGCTTCGGCGACAAGATCAACCTGCGCGGCTTCGACGCCACCAACGACATCACCGTCGACGGCGTGCGCGACAGCGGCATGTACAGCCGCACCGATCCGTTCAACCTGGAATCGGTGGAAGTGATCAACGGCGCCAACTCGGTCTATTCCGGCGCCGGCTCGGTCGGCGGCACCGTCAACCTGGTCAGCAAGTCCGCCGGCCTCAACGAGTTCCACAAGGCCTCCATCGCCGCCGGCACCGACGCCTACGCGCGCTTCACCAGCGACAGCAACTTCGTGCTCGGCGAAGGCACCGCGCTGCGCCTGAACACCATGGCGCACCAGAACGACGTGCCGGGCCGCGACGTCGAGGACAACCAGCGTTGGGGCGTGGCCGCCTCGCTCGGCTTCGGCCTGGGCAGCGATACGTCGTGGACCCTGAGCTATCTGCACCAGAGCGACGACAACACCCCGCAGTACGGCCTGCCGTTCTTCAACGGCGACGTGCTGCCGGGCATCGACCGCGGCAACTACTACGGCTACAGCAACATCGACCGCCAGGAAGTCGAGCTCGATTCGCTGACCTCGGTGATCGACCACAGCTTCAACGAGCGCTTCAAGCTGCGCAATCTGACCCGCTGGCAGCAGGTCGACCAGTTCTCGCTGGTCGACGCCGTGCAGGGCACCTGGTGCCTGGCCAACGGCGTCACCCCGACCGGCGCCGCCTGTGGCGCGACCCGTCCGGGCAACTACAGCCCGAGCGGCCCGCGCGGCTACGGCCGCGACACGCGCAACACCACGATCTACAACCAGACCGACCTGACGCTGAGCTTCAACACCGGCGCGATCGAGCACAACCTGGTCGCCGGCTTCTCGATCCTGCACGAGAAGTTCGACCTCGACGTCACCAGCGACTTCCGCAACCCCAACGGCACCAACCCGTTCCTGGCGGGCCTGCCGCAGATGAACATCGCCAACCCGGACCACATCTACCGCGGTCCGCTCAACCGCACCCTGACCGGGCGCACCGAGGGCGAACTCGACAACCGCGCGCTGTACGTGTTCGATACGCTCAAGTTCAACGAGCAGTGGCAGCTGAGCCTGGGCGCGCGCTACGAGCGCAACGAGGGCAAGACCAACAGCGCCGTCGTCGTGCAGGCGCCGACCGCCGCCAACCAGCCGCTGCCGGCGCAGCCGATCGGCACCGTCACCGGCTACGGCGTGCCGACCAAGAGCAACGACGACCTGTTCTCCTATCGCGCCGGCCTGGTGTTCAAGCCGGTCGAGAACGGCAGCGTCTACATCGCCTACGGCAATTCCAAGACCCCGTCGAAGGCCTCGGTCAACGGTTCGTGCACGCCGCAGAACTGCTCGGTCGATCCGGAAACCGCGGTCAGCTACGAGCTCGGCACCAAGTGGGACTTCCTCGACGGCCGCCTCGCGCTGACCGGCTCGGTGTTCCGCAACGACCGCAAGAACTACAAGGTCGCCGACCCGGCCAACCCGCTCAACCCGTCCGGCCTGCAGCAGCTCGACGGCCGCGCGCGCGTCGACGGCGTGATGCTCGGCCTGTCCGGCCTGCTGACCGACCACTGGGCGGTCTACGCCAACTACGCCTTCCTCGACAGCGAAGTGCTGCGCGGCGTGTCCAACCGTCAGGCGCAGCTCGGCCAGGACTTCACCAAGGGCGACCGCCTGCTGAGCGTGCCGGAGCACTCCTTCAGCCTGTGGACCACCTACGACCTGAGCCCGAAGTGGCAGATCGGCTACGGCGCGACCTACCAGGGCAAGATCTGGCTGACCCAGCACAGCGCGACCAACGTCAACGGCCCGCTGACCACCTACGGCAGCTACTGGACCCACCGCGCGATGGTCGCCTACAAGATCAGCCGCCAGGCCCAGCTGCAGCTCAACGTCAACAACCTGAGCGACGAAGAGTATTTCACCCGCATCCGCAACAACGGCTGGGCCACCCCGGGCGACGGCCGCCAGGTGGTGCTGAGCGCCAACTTCTCGTTCTGA
- a CDS encoding XVIPCD domain-containing protein: MAKERQFTAADLYGAGGRPHASDIEQDLLYNCYFLAPMGALGEQQPDRIHDAIGFDVETNEFTVTLYRPPSTQERSQGHSDPIRESISVSQEDIRRNIRERGGGTVDDNRERSGALWPTVIEAGFAELYGRDAQGKVNLDRGYRTIGAATGGGGLADGIYALTGESGRSLQIRNPDAPPMRPTGPDHVKPSEPPPYRAPLQGAKLELDAVYAEVEQALAAHRPVSMATQGRDVRDGLEESHAYMVVGVSRDAQTNEPRVTLRNPYGNNERADEGNQNIGAGWNESNPEITVNLNRLVRDGSFAEFNIGPAPRTQTQQQGAPASGQTPSTQPAQSEPRPPTPSPAETPAITDRAHPGHERFQQALAAIERSPNIPAGALSGERLQQAAANLAYASLAGAQRPQGGQNERLDRIDFAVFNNDRSGLIAVQGELDNPTAKLALLPAAQDSATSLAQASLQIQSTLAQHHAQAQGGERTQPAPTQDDPTLKGQAR; this comes from the coding sequence ATGGCAAAGGAACGGCAATTCACGGCGGCGGACTTGTATGGGGCGGGCGGCCGGCCGCACGCATCAGATATCGAGCAGGATCTTCTTTACAACTGCTACTTTCTCGCGCCGATGGGGGCGCTAGGCGAGCAGCAGCCTGATCGTATTCACGATGCCATCGGCTTCGATGTCGAGACCAACGAGTTCACGGTGACGTTATATCGCCCGCCGAGTACGCAGGAACGTAGCCAGGGACACTCCGATCCGATCCGCGAATCGATCAGTGTGTCGCAAGAGGATATTCGTCGGAACATTCGAGAGAGGGGCGGTGGCACCGTCGACGACAATCGCGAGCGCAGTGGCGCACTGTGGCCGACCGTCATCGAAGCCGGGTTCGCTGAGCTTTATGGCCGGGATGCACAGGGAAAAGTGAATCTGGATCGAGGCTATCGGACGATCGGTGCGGCGACAGGTGGCGGCGGTCTAGCCGACGGCATCTATGCCTTGACCGGCGAATCGGGCCGTAGCCTGCAGATCCGCAATCCCGACGCCCCACCGATGCGGCCCACCGGCCCCGACCATGTCAAACCTTCCGAGCCGCCGCCGTATCGGGCGCCTTTGCAGGGCGCCAAGTTGGAGCTGGATGCGGTCTACGCCGAGGTAGAGCAGGCGCTTGCGGCCCATCGCCCGGTGTCGATGGCGACACAGGGGCGCGACGTTCGCGATGGCCTGGAGGAAAGCCATGCCTACATGGTGGTCGGCGTATCGCGCGATGCGCAGACCAACGAACCACGGGTAACGCTGCGTAATCCATACGGGAACAACGAGCGCGCCGACGAAGGCAACCAGAACATCGGCGCAGGCTGGAACGAAAGCAACCCGGAGATCACGGTCAATCTCAACCGACTGGTCCGCGACGGCAGTTTCGCCGAGTTCAATATCGGACCGGCGCCGCGTACGCAGACGCAGCAACAAGGCGCGCCCGCCTCCGGGCAAACCCCATCGACGCAACCCGCTCAGTCCGAACCGCGCCCGCCGACGCCTTCGCCTGCCGAAACACCCGCCATCACCGACCGCGCCCATCCCGGCCACGAGCGCTTCCAGCAAGCGCTGGCCGCGATCGAGCGTTCGCCGAACATCCCGGCCGGCGCGCTCTCGGGCGAGCGCTTGCAGCAGGCCGCCGCCAATCTGGCCTACGCCAGCCTCGCGGGCGCGCAGCGGCCGCAAGGCGGTCAGAACGAGCGGCTGGACCGGATCGATTTCGCCGTCTTCAACAACGACCGCAGCGGCCTGATCGCGGTTCAGGGCGAACTGGACAATCCGACGGCGAAGCTGGCCTTGCTGCCCGCGGCGCAGGACAGCGCGACCAGCCTGGCGCAGGCCTCGCTGCAGATTCAATCCACGTTGGCGCAACACCACGCGCAAGCGCAGGGCGGCGAGCGAACGCAGCCCGCGCCGACGCAAGACGATCCGACGCTTAAGGGACAGGCGCGGTAA
- the sufC gene encoding Fe-S cluster assembly ATPase SufC, with translation MLKIENLHVSVAGKEILKGLTLELIPGQVHAIMGPNGAGKSTLGNVLAGREGYEVTAGSVEFDGRDLLALEPEERAAAGVFLAFQYPVEIPGVNNTYFLRAALNAQRKARGEAELDSMQFLKLVREKLAVLHLKDELLHRGVNEGFSGGEKKRNEIFQLALLEPRLAILDETDSGLDIDALKAVADGVNALRSPERAFLVITHYQRLLDYIKPDVVHVLADGRIVETGGAELALELEAHGYAWLKDRVAPQSAA, from the coding sequence ATGCTCAAGATCGAAAACCTCCACGTCTCCGTCGCCGGCAAGGAAATCCTCAAGGGCCTGACCCTGGAGCTGATCCCCGGCCAGGTGCACGCCATCATGGGCCCCAACGGCGCCGGCAAGTCCACGCTCGGCAACGTGCTGGCCGGGCGCGAGGGCTATGAGGTCACCGCCGGCAGCGTCGAGTTCGACGGCCGCGACCTGCTCGCGCTGGAGCCGGAAGAACGCGCCGCCGCCGGTGTGTTCCTGGCGTTCCAGTATCCGGTCGAGATCCCGGGCGTGAACAACACCTATTTCCTGCGCGCTGCGCTCAACGCCCAGCGCAAGGCGCGCGGCGAGGCCGAGCTCGACTCGATGCAGTTCCTCAAGCTGGTGCGCGAGAAGCTCGCCGTACTGCATCTGAAGGACGAACTGCTGCACCGCGGCGTCAACGAAGGCTTCAGCGGCGGCGAGAAGAAGCGCAACGAGATCTTCCAGCTGGCCCTGCTCGAACCGCGCCTGGCGATCCTCGACGAAACCGATTCGGGCCTGGACATCGACGCGCTCAAGGCTGTGGCCGACGGCGTCAACGCCCTGCGCTCGCCCGAACGCGCGTTCCTGGTCATCACCCACTACCAGCGCCTGCTCGACTACATCAAGCCCGACGTGGTGCATGTGCTGGCCGACGGCCGCATCGTCGAAACCGGCGGCGCCGAACTGGCGCTGGAGCTGGAAGCGCACGGCTACGCCTGGCTCAAGGACCGGGTCGCGCCGCAGAGCGCGGCCTGA